In bacterium, the following proteins share a genomic window:
- a CDS encoding 3',5'-cyclic-nucleotide phosphodiesterase: MKLRVLGASGSKLPGFGLTSFLLDQTILIDTGAAASRLNFEEQKKIETVFLSHLHIDHSLGLLLMADNLAGCSQKPVSIASLPEVLQGLHQHLFNNQVWPDFTAIPDRKRAVYRLCPLRENRAVSIGKYTVKAVKVSHSVPTAGFIISDGKSSLLYTADTRPTERLWQEAKKVKDLKAVLIETSFPNRLQNLADVSGHLTPNTLSQEVAKSGLKVPFYVFHIKALFAKEIRQEIADLKDSRIRLAREGAQYTF, from the coding sequence ATGAAACTTCGGGTATTGGGCGCTTCCGGATCCAAACTGCCCGGCTTTGGGCTGACCAGTTTTTTGCTGGACCAAACTATTTTGATAGACACCGGGGCCGCCGCATCCAGGCTGAACTTTGAAGAACAGAAAAAGATCGAAACGGTTTTTCTGTCCCACCTTCACATCGACCACAGCCTGGGGCTGCTGCTGATGGCCGACAACCTGGCCGGCTGCTCGCAAAAACCCGTCAGCATCGCCAGCCTCCCCGAAGTATTGCAGGGCCTGCACCAGCATCTTTTCAACAACCAGGTCTGGCCGGATTTCACCGCCATCCCGGACCGGAAGCGGGCGGTATACCGGCTTTGTCCGTTACGGGAAAACCGGGCCGTCAGTATCGGCAAATATACGGTTAAGGCCGTCAAGGTCAGCCACTCTGTGCCCACCGCAGGCTTCATAATATCGGATGGGAAATCCAGCCTGCTCTACACCGCCGACACCCGGCCCACCGAACGTCTCTGGCAGGAAGCCAAAAAGGTGAAAGACCTGAAGGCGGTGCTGATAGAAACCTCCTTTCCCAACCGCCTCCAGAACCTGGCAGATGTCTCCGGCCACCTGACGCCCAATACATTATCCCAGGAAGTTGCCAAGTCCGGACTGAAGGTGCCGTTCTACGTGTTCCACATCAAGGCCCTGTTCGCAAAGGAGATCCGGCAGGAGATCGCCGACCTAAAAGATTCCCGGATCCGGCTGGCTAGGGAAGGCGCCCAATATACATTTTAA